One segment of Rickettsiales bacterium DNA contains the following:
- the rimP gene encoding ribosome maturation factor RimP, whose amino-acid sequence MQLSIIQQSIGPIIEPSVAAIGYRLVRIIWQGSEKRRILQIMVERCDGVDMMVDDCSEISHMVSALLDVKDPIDGAYELEVSSPGVDRPLVNEADFNDYIGHEVKVEMAIPQEGRRRFRSGIAEVKDGMVILKNGGEVFELPLDEMSSAKLVMTDELMEDLAQRMEQKVEDTKQEVEDSDEEVANVT is encoded by the coding sequence ATGCAATTAAGTATTATACAGCAATCTATCGGACCGATCATCGAACCCAGCGTCGCGGCGATAGGCTATCGTTTGGTGCGCATCATTTGGCAAGGTAGCGAAAAGCGCCGCATCTTACAGATCATGGTTGAACGCTGCGATGGCGTGGATATGATGGTTGATGATTGCAGCGAGATTAGTCATATGGTTTCGGCTCTTTTAGATGTGAAGGACCCAATTGATGGTGCTTATGAGCTAGAAGTTAGTAGTCCCGGAGTCGATCGCCCATTGGTGAATGAGGCAGATTTTAACGATTATATCGGGCATGAAGTAAAAGTAGAGATGGCCATCCCGCAAGAGGGGCGTCGTCGTTTCCGTAGTGGTATTGCAGAAGTAAAAGACGGAATGGTGATATTGAAAAATGGCGGCGAAGTATTTGAACTGCCGTTAGATGAGATGTCCTCCGCAAAATTAGTGATGACCGATGAGCTAATGGAAGATTTAGCCCAACGGATGGAACAAAAAGTAGAAGACACTAAGCAAGAAGTAGAAGACAGTGATGAAGAGGTTGCAAACGTAACGTAA
- the nusA gene encoding transcription termination factor NusA → MAFGGTELVQIADAVAREKGIGKETILDAMENAIEVAARRKYGAEHDIRAEMNPKSGRISLYKVVTVVADDHESEEDDDDELRILRLSEAQKDDAALEVGSELKDELPPIDFGRIAAQSAKQVIVQKVRDAEREVQFEEFKDKMGEIASGVVKRMEYGNVIVDFGRTECIIRRDQLIPREAFRMGDRIRAYIADVDKERQGPQIFLSRTHPDFMKKLFSQEVPEIYDGLVDIKAVARDPGSRAKIAVYTQDSSVNPILACVGVRGSRVQAVVSELQGEKVDIVEWSPDPATFVVNALSSAEVAKVVIDEDNNRIEVVVPDDQLSLAIGRRGQNVRLASQLCGWRIDILTEDEESERRAGEFNRITEMFVNALNVEEVIAHLLVSEGFSSVEEAAFVPVEDLANIEGFDEDIAGELQSRAKDWIEQQRVETQEKLREMGVSDDLVEFEGISNEDLLKLADNGVKSLDDFADLARDEYRDFLPKSPLHDDEIDDLIMRARAHWFDDEDKGGKSGSE, encoded by the coding sequence ATGGCTTTTGGTGGAACAGAATTAGTGCAAATTGCAGATGCAGTGGCACGTGAAAAAGGAATTGGTAAGGAAACCATTCTGGATGCAATGGAGAATGCGATTGAAGTCGCCGCTCGCCGTAAATACGGTGCTGAGCATGATATCCGTGCAGAGATGAACCCTAAAAGCGGCCGTATTTCACTTTATAAAGTGGTGACGGTTGTGGCAGATGATCATGAGTCAGAAGAAGATGATGATGACGAACTCAGAATCTTGCGTCTCTCAGAAGCGCAAAAAGACGATGCTGCATTAGAAGTGGGCTCTGAACTTAAGGATGAACTTCCTCCCATTGATTTTGGTCGTATCGCTGCACAAAGTGCAAAGCAAGTGATCGTACAAAAAGTACGTGATGCTGAGCGTGAAGTTCAGTTTGAAGAGTTTAAAGACAAAATGGGCGAGATCGCCTCAGGCGTCGTTAAGCGTATGGAATACGGTAACGTGATCGTTGATTTCGGTCGTACTGAGTGCATCATTCGCCGCGATCAGCTTATTCCGCGTGAGGCATTCCGTATGGGTGACCGCATCCGTGCTTATATTGCTGATGTTGATAAAGAGCGCCAAGGCCCCCAAATTTTCCTCTCTCGTACGCATCCTGACTTTATGAAGAAACTTTTCAGCCAAGAAGTTCCTGAGATTTACGATGGTTTGGTCGATATTAAAGCCGTTGCGCGTGATCCTGGTTCACGTGCGAAAATTGCGGTTTACACGCAAGATTCTAGCGTAAACCCAATTCTTGCTTGTGTCGGCGTACGTGGTTCACGTGTGCAGGCCGTGGTGAGTGAGCTCCAAGGCGAGAAAGTTGATATTGTTGAATGGTCTCCGGATCCAGCAACTTTCGTTGTAAATGCACTTTCTTCTGCTGAAGTTGCGAAAGTCGTGATCGACGAAGACAATAACCGTATCGAAGTGGTTGTGCCTGATGATCAGCTCAGCCTCGCCATTGGCCGTCGTGGTCAAAATGTTCGTCTTGCGTCGCAGCTTTGTGGCTGGCGCATTGATATTCTGACAGAAGATGAAGAGTCAGAGCGCCGCGCCGGTGAGTTTAACCGTATTACTGAAATGTTTGTGAATGCCCTGAACGTAGAGGAAGTGATTGCACATCTTCTCGTATCAGAAGGTTTCTCAAGCGTGGAAGAAGCGGCATTTGTTCCGGTTGAAGATCTCGCAAATATTGAAGGCTTTGATGAAGATATCGCGGGCGAGCTACAGTCTCGTGCGAAGGATTGGATTGAGCAACAACGTGTTGAAACACAAGAGAAATTGCGCGAAATGGGCGTGAGCGATGATTTGGTTGAATTTGAAGGTATTTCAAATGAAGATCTATTGAAGCTCGCTGATAATGGCGTGAAGTCGTTGGATGATTTTGCAGATCTTGCGCGCGATGAATATCGTGACTTCCTGCCAAAATCGCCATTGCATGATGATGAGATCGACGATTTGATCATGCGTGCACGTGCACATTGGTTTGATGATGAGGACAAGGGTGGAAAATCTGGATCCGAATAG
- a CDS encoding RNA-binding protein produces MENLDPNSHSSELEAAPYGVPMRRCVVTEESFPRDTLLRFVASPEGQLVFDVKRNLPGRGIWVYPQKTHVEQAIEKKLFARGAKQAVKVPEDLLEKVEKALKRRVLSLLQRGLQSREMVNGFEKVSSALRSEETRLLVHANDASDDGVSKLNKLAAENVIIIQPCSREEMSEVLKIANPVHLSVRSAGLAKSIRHSYDVWAGFLQTDRL; encoded by the coding sequence GTGGAAAATCTGGATCCGAATAGTCACAGTTCAGAGTTAGAGGCAGCGCCGTACGGGGTTCCGATGCGGCGCTGTGTCGTTACGGAGGAATCCTTCCCGCGCGATACATTGCTGCGCTTTGTTGCCTCTCCTGAAGGACAGCTTGTTTTTGATGTGAAACGTAACCTTCCGGGGCGTGGAATCTGGGTTTATCCTCAGAAGACTCACGTGGAACAGGCGATTGAAAAGAAACTGTTTGCACGCGGCGCGAAACAAGCGGTAAAGGTGCCAGAAGATTTGCTGGAAAAGGTCGAAAAAGCATTAAAACGTAGAGTGTTAAGCTTGTTGCAGCGTGGGCTTCAAAGCCGCGAAATGGTCAATGGGTTTGAGAAAGTATCCTCGGCTTTACGGTCAGAAGAAACGCGCCTTTTGGTGCATGCAAATGATGCGAGTGATGATGGAGTTTCGAAGCTCAATAAGCTTGCTGCAGAGAATGTAATAATTATCCAACCCTGCTCGCGCGAAGAAATGTCGGAGGTGCTGAAAATCGCAAATCCGGTGCATTTATCGGTCAGATCAGCAGGATTAGCGAAATCAATTCGTCACTCCTATGACGTCTGGGCTGGATTTCTTCAAACGGATAGGTTATAA
- the rbfA gene encoding 30S ribosome-binding factor RbfA, with protein sequence MPKFNKDKYQAKGASQRQLRVGEEIRHGLSEIFMRGELGDPRIEEASITVSEVRISPDLRNATAYVMPLNGDKKDEVLELLKNSNGMIRTLISKKMSLKFSPRVHFKLDGSFETASQIDSLLREAKERSADVEDEE encoded by the coding sequence GTGCCGAAATTTAATAAAGATAAGTATCAGGCCAAAGGGGCATCACAGCGCCAACTGCGCGTAGGCGAAGAAATCCGTCACGGGCTGTCGGAGATTTTTATGCGAGGTGAGCTTGGCGATCCGCGTATCGAAGAAGCATCGATTACCGTATCAGAAGTGCGTATCAGCCCTGACTTGCGCAATGCAACGGCTTATGTAATGCCGCTAAATGGTGATAAAAAAGATGAAGTGCTGGAGCTGCTAAAGAACTCCAATGGCATGATTCGCACGCTGATCTCTAAAAAGATGAGTTTGAAATTCTCGCCGCGCGTCCATTTCAAACTTGATGGCAGCTTCGAAACTGCATCCCAAATTGATAGTCTCCTACGCGAAGCTAAAGAACGCTCTGCGGATGTAGAGGATGAAGAGTAG
- the truB gene encoding tRNA pseudouridine(55) synthase TruB, with product MQHGWLNLNKPEEMTSAKAVSIVKRLLGVKKVGHTGTLDPLACGVLPLAIGEATKLSQYVMADRKNYRFRVEWGKQTGTDDREGEVIAQSDNRPTLAQVQAILSEFTGEIMQRPPDFSAIKVAGERSYKKAREGKKVDLPARPVTVYELHVEESSANEVTFTVICGKGTYVRSLARDMGEKLGCYGYVTFLQRSSVGIFDLKSAVSLDLVEEGQYALPLDFGLMSIDEPLDDILALRFKPDQLYRLNQGQSASPLAAAREFRDETVLRCYNAITGEFAALGRPSGSLVKPTRVFNLGN from the coding sequence ATGCAACATGGCTGGCTCAATCTTAATAAACCGGAAGAAATGACCTCGGCTAAGGCGGTGTCGATTGTGAAGCGATTGCTCGGCGTGAAGAAAGTGGGGCATACGGGCACATTGGATCCATTGGCATGTGGCGTGCTGCCGCTAGCGATTGGCGAGGCGACAAAGCTCTCGCAATATGTGATGGCGGACCGTAAGAATTATCGATTTAGGGTAGAGTGGGGCAAGCAAACCGGCACGGATGACCGTGAAGGTGAAGTGATTGCTCAATCGGATAACCGTCCGACATTAGCGCAGGTGCAAGCGATCTTGTCTGAATTTACCGGTGAGATCATGCAGCGTCCACCTGACTTTTCGGCCATTAAGGTGGCGGGAGAGCGTTCTTACAAGAAAGCCCGTGAAGGGAAGAAGGTTGACTTACCTGCGCGCCCTGTCACGGTCTATGAGCTGCATGTAGAGGAGTCTAGCGCTAATGAGGTTACCTTCACCGTAATTTGCGGCAAAGGCACCTATGTGCGCTCTCTGGCGCGGGATATGGGTGAAAAACTGGGTTGTTATGGCTATGTAACATTCCTGCAGCGCTCGAGCGTCGGAATTTTTGATCTGAAGAGTGCAGTTTCGCTGGACTTAGTGGAAGAAGGGCAGTATGCACTGCCACTTGATTTTGGTTTAATGTCAATCGATGAGCCGCTGGACGACATCCTCGCGCTTAGATTTAAACCGGATCAACTCTATAGGCTGAACCAAGGCCAGTCTGCGTCTCCGCTTGCTGCGGCAAGAGAGTTTCGCGATGAAACGGTGCTGCGTTGTTACAATGCAATCACCGGAGAATTCGCGGCTTTAGGGAGGCCATCAGGCAGCTTGGTGAAACCGACTAGGGTGTTTAACCTGGGGAATTAA
- the rpsO gene encoding 30S ribosomal protein S15, producing MSITPERKQELLKEFATVPNDTGSPEVQVAVVSERINNLTEHFKTHKHDHHSRRGLLIMVGRRRRLLDYLKRKDEKRYTALIKSLGLRK from the coding sequence ATGTCGATTACCCCAGAAAGAAAGCAAGAACTGCTTAAAGAATTCGCAACCGTTCCTAATGATACAGGCAGCCCTGAAGTTCAGGTGGCCGTTGTTTCTGAACGTATTAATAACCTGACTGAGCACTTCAAAACTCATAAGCATGACCATCACTCACGCCGCGGCCTATTGATTATGGTTGGTCGCCGCCGTCGCTTGTTGGATTATCTGAAACGTAAAGATGAGAAGCGCTATACCGCTCTTATCAAGAGCCTAGGCCTACGTAAGTAA